A genomic segment from Oncorhynchus keta strain PuntledgeMale-10-30-2019 chromosome 9, Oket_V2, whole genome shotgun sequence encodes:
- the LOC118387874 gene encoding mucin-5AC-like isoform X1 has product MLRRSRISVRPNVRPAGRGPAPASSQDTPPSQEAQAAVSEDLPQAGGQCVKDTTTTAVLEASTESTTPREDGKDPNGEASSSTPSAGLQRRKRFSVMPNLAKPRVAATPALTRSSPRTPKSPVKAGTETPAPTPEAPSQPDSGPPQGMRSPRRRPSGGSRQAKGQPKPRPLSPASPGPTTTSLGNVAVENSSSSQQTPQAPGEGSIQSDLLKKTPIIKVPSTPLEMVPSSSLPDKEGISVSERAKTLVARSVSGGLTGLAPGKSRLSRFLNDPTDLQRLAKARKLRELLRQEMNKEKKRSKAKVCVSEYTLDPSKMTMRDLIYYLPDTNPMTSYLVEEQRENETVLPLTPPREESPERPPTPEAPAEIASQGDEDVDEDEDDDGVMVPRVKVAEDGSLIIDEESLTVEVLRQKGPNPADDRDPIFERGSTTTYSSFRKGTHVKPWSNKETDMFFLAISMVGTDFSMIGQLFPHRGRTEIKNKFKKEERANSWRIDKAFKEKRRLDHEFFTSLLEKILAAEAKRNKNNKSPTEKIRIKKKIKQKEKKAAKQLSDVEEEGLDAEMDTEEVEGEKENENVSNEGTTLSSAPTPKRKRKSRDGGGESSPEEAKDGKKKKIDLITSDQEEAGVPEDSEAGPPESSKQAEEPVEAAMGPVVIKPAQLSRGRSQRPLPNLGRKWGQRGPEPNTKPNVKDGATPTEEENTEEGLSEEQVDKDASPSVSQKEKKKAGKLSSSEEEEEEASDKPIKPTRYGRIPKKTQLLNYPAKEDGDSPSDSAPTPASDGSPSTMPKSKPATRRAKIKPGPALPGRMGQSAARKSKLVTLRASQSEDEDEDEEEVAWREEAQAEEDTHNPTSPEEENQAPAFIPMSLRSPQPVATEVEETMEELDISVNVPDVLGISHDAFCPDSSCERAHAGEMGTVPCEHQLDLLVDVIDFLSPDNMEVSEESYNEAARTLLAIGNLTHLSQAAEAFTAGADDIITEERSNEDQLYQMTPQPTDQSQTSTIPSEYLRVTEASRIAEDSVPVASSTTASVPVTTTTASIPGSKITACVIITTATASVTTTTSSPPVTLTTTASIRVTTSTASVPLPQSSDTPDLETPPIEGPLRQMEGTDIGHASKMESGSEVSEGSEQQTTSQNRRSHFPKVKPNLGRAARTTQPKQTTTTLSEPPQTTTTLSEPPQTTTTLSEPPLEPMLNITTTSEPQPSMIITIEPPLPTESINTESETQPKQRTTTHSKSQTTTTHSKHQPTTNIIPHSGPQPSQRTRVAHSKPQPTLNTTTQSEPPQPTLNSTTNTFSKQQSTQSTTILSQPQPTSSLEQPGPVTLRPIVPESPLTSSEEVNGHDGRKGNTSSSLSAGGSQSGTSDSDQPKQTGPLTRRARLPKPKPNLGLTANVDTRSAVQVPESRPSTEVQTPEEADEVPMEIQQIHQVVPLSDIIDTTQEEIQQIHQVIPHPPIEGPLRQREGTDIGHASQVESGSEVSESSEQQTTSQSRRSHFPKVKPNLGRAARTTQPKQTTTTLSEPPQTTTTLSEPQPIQRTRVAHSKPQPTLNTTTQSEPPQPTLNSTTNTLSKQQSTQSTTILSQPQPTSSLEQPGPVTLRPIVPESPLTSSEEVKGHDGRKGNTSSSLSAGGSQSGTSDSDQPKQTGPPTRRARLPKPKPNLGCTAKAATCSAVQAPDVASRPKSEVQRLDTGPCPKVQTPEEADEVPMEIQQIHQVVPLSDIIDTTQEEMQQIHQVIPHPPIEGPLRQREGTDIGHASQVESGSEVSESSEQQTTSQSRRSHFPKVKPNLGRAARTTQPKQTTTTLSEPPQTTTTLSEPPQTTTTLSEPPQTTTTLSEPPLEPMLNITTTSEPQPSMIITIEPPLPTESINTESETQPKQRTTTHSKSQTTTTHSKHQPTTNIIPHSGPQPSQRTRVAHSKPQPTLNTTTQSEPPQPTLNSTTNTLSKQQSTQNTTILSQPQPTSSLEQPGPVTLRPIVPESPLTSSEEVKGHDGRKGNTSSSLSVGGSQSGTSDSDQPKQTGPLTRRARLPKPKPNLGCTAKAATRSAVQVPESRPSPEVQTPEEADEVPIEIQQIHQVFPLCDIIDTTQEEIQQIHQVIPHPPIEGPLRQREGTDIGHVSQVESGSEVSESSEQQTTSQSRRSHFPKVKPNLGRAARTTQPKQTTTTLSEPPQTTTTLSEPPQTTTTLSEPPQTTTTLSEPQPIQRTRGVHSKPQPALNTTTQSEPPQPTLNSSTNTLSKQQSTQNTTILSQPQPTSSLEQPGPVTLRPIVPESPLRSSEEVKGHDGPKENSSSSFSAGGSQSATSDSEQPKQTGPPTRRARLPKPKPNLGLTARAATRSAVQVPESRPSTEVQTPEEADEVPMEIQQIHQVSPLCDIIDTTQEEMEQIHQVISLTDVIDSTQGDMSVFTEGSFFSQQCDAVFIQHSETSVSTAPLDQTQSDPDEPIFILSLTEIPVLPAGEESGCTSQTLSEPFLFLPDAGTQLQQSSDIVAPGGGLEKGNAGVLCEVPEPMSVDEVLPQPSYTSIKEVESGSTAGPVGVCASAKPSEDSMADAVSEDTHPPKKRKAPERARRVDKLQVRPNTAVREQTSCSAPAKEAVSPITPDQTPSLTTTTLDTYHLTASSPLAQPGPTVTGTASQQGSVGCFDRTETEHTPTGGEDNSSGAESQAARQITPLAMSGPLSRPGRRPRGFLSFMSNKNASPVAVPPRGTRAAARRPQVNTTRPGGKRAAPEPSTTTRTMPSPSIMHYTTTPTRATRTTTKPDFSTRVTQEKPSDALALHSNPEPSTSLCTTATESSQVPAAQPSASPCVDSGSADEEPINVSQYFFSDIFTEVEENEG; this is encoded by the exons ATGCTTCGCAGATCCAGGATCAGTGTACGTCCGAACGTCAGGCCAGCAGGCAGAGGGCCAGCCCCAGCCTCCTCCCAGGACACTCCACCTTCCCAGGAGGCTCAAGCTGCAGTCTCCGAGGACCTTCCCCAGGCAGGGGGCCAGTGCGTGAAGGACACCACCACAACTGCAGTGCTAGAAGCCTCCACAGAGTCCACCACACCCAGAGA GGATGGAAAAGACCCAAATGGCGAGGCTTCCAGCAGCACCCCCTCTGCCGGTCTTCAAAGGAGGAAGCGGTTCTCTGTCATGCCAAACCTTGCCAAACCCCGGGTGGCCGCCACCCCAGCCCTCACCCGCTCCTCCCCCAGGACCCCCAAGTCCCCTGTGAAAGCGGGCACTGAGACTCCAGCTCCAACCCCTGAGGCCCCCAGCCAGCCAGATTCTGGACCCCCACAGGGCATGAGATCCCCAAGGCGGAGGCCCTCTGGAGGTAGTAGGCAGGCCAAAGGACAGCCCAAACCCAGGCCACTGTCCCCAGCTTCCCCAGGCCCTACAACAACCTCTCTGGGGAATGTGGCAGTGGAGAACTCATCCTCGTCACAACAGACCCCGCAGGCACCAGGCGAAGGCAGCATCCAATCAGATCTCCTGAAAAAAACACCAATCATTAAAGTTCCATCCACTCCATTAGAGATGGTCCCATCGTCCTCCCTTCCAGACAAAGAGGGTATCTCAGTATCAGAGCGAGCTAAGACTCTGGTCGCCAGGTCTGTGTCTGGTGGGCTCACCGGGCTGGCACCAGGGAAGTCCAGGCTTAGCAGGTTCCTGAATGACCCAACAGACCTACAGAGGCTGGCTAAGGCCCGGAAGCTCAGAGAGCTGCTGAGACAGGAGATGAACAAGGAAAAG AAACGGAGCAAAGCCAAGGTGTGTGTGAGCGAATACACACTAGATCCCTCTAAAATGACCATGAGAGATCTCATCTACTACCTGCCTGATACCAACCCCATGAC GTCTTATCTggtagaggaacagagggagaatgagaCTGTCCTCCCACTCACCCCACCAAGAGAAGA GTCACCTGAAAGACCCCCAACACCGGAGGCCCCAGCTGAGATAGCCAGCCAGGGAGATGAAGATGTAGATGAAGATGAGGATGACGATGGGGTGATGGTCCCGCGGGTGAAGGTGGCAGAAGACGGCTCTCTGATCATCGATGAGGAGAG tttGACGGTGGAGGTCTTGAGGCAGAAAGGGCCCAACCCAGCTGATGATAGAGACCCCATCTTTGAGCGTGGCTCCACAACCACCTACTCAAGCTTCAGGAAGGGGACACACGTCAAGCCCTGGTCCAACAAAG AGACGGACATGTTCTTCCTGGCCATCAGTATGGTGGGAACAGACTTCTCCATGATTGGACAGCTGTTCCCTCACCGCGGTCGCACTGAGATCAAG AACAAGTtcaagaaagaggagagagcaaacagctggaggatAGACAAGGCCTTCA aggAGAAACGCAGGCTGGACCATGAGTTCTTCACTAGTCTCCTGGAGAAGATCTTGGCTGCAGAGGCAAAGAGGAACAAAAATAACAAGTCCCCCACAGAGAAGATAAGGATCAAGAAAAAAATCAAACAGAAAG AAAAGAAAGCAGCGAAGCAGCTGAGcgatgtggaggaggaggggttagacGCGGAGATGGAcacagaggaggtggagggagagaaggaaaacGAGAACGTCTCTAACGAAGGGACCACGCTTTCTTCCGCTCCCACCCCTAAGAGAAAACGCAAAAGTAGGGATGGTGGAGGAGAGTCCTCTCCTGAAGAAGCAAAGGATGGAAAGAAAAAGAAGATTGACCTAATAACAAGTGATCAAG AAGAGGCTGGTGTACCTGAAGATTCTGAGGCAGGGCCTCCAGAGAG TTCAAAGCAGGCAGAAGAGCCTGTGGAAGCAGCCATGGGACCTGTGGTGATCAAACCAGCCCAGTTGTCCCGTGGCCGATCCCAGAGACCTCTTCCTAACCTGGGTAGGAAGTGGGGCCAGAGGGGCCCCGAGCCCAATACCAAGCCTAACGTTAAAGATGGGGCCACACCTACAGAGGAGGAGAACACTGAAGAAGGGCTGTCTGAAGAACAG GTAGATAAAGATGCTTCCCCTTCAGTCAGTcaaaaggagaagaagaaagcTGGTAAACTCTCTTcatctgaggaagaggaggaagaagccaGTGATAAACCCATCAAACCCACCAG GTATGGCAGAATACCCAAAAAGACACAGCTCTTGAATTACCCTGCAAAGGAGGATGGGGACTCGCCCTCAGACTCTGCCCCTACTCCCGCCTCAGACGGATCCCCCTCCACCATGCCCAAATCCAAACCAGCTACCAGGAGGGCCAAAATCAAACCTGGCCCAGCCCTGCCAGGTAGGATGGGCCAATCAGCGGCTAGGAAATCCAAGCTGGTCACCCTTAGGGCGTCCCAGTCTGAAGATGAGGATGAAGATGAGGAAGAAGTAGCATGGAGAGAGGAGGCGCAGGCCGAGGAGGACACCCACAATCCCACAAGCCCAGAGGAGGAGAATCAGGCACCTGCGTTCATTCCCATGAGCCTTCGCTCGCCACAACCTGTCGCCACAGAGGTTGAGGAGACCATGGAGGAG CTCGATATCTCTGTCAACGTGCCTGATGTCCTGGGTATTTCCCATGATGCATTCTGCCCTGACTCGTCATGCGAGCGGGCACACGCTGGTGAAATGGGCACAGTGCCCTGTGAACATCAGTTGGACCTGTTAGTA GATGTGATAGACTTCCTGTCTCCAGATAACATGGAAG TATCTGAGGAGAGCTACAACGAGGCAGCTAGAACCCTTCTGGCCATCGGCAACCTCACCCACCTGTCTCAGGCGGCTGAGGCCTTCACTGCCGGAGCAGATGATATCATCACGGAAGAACGTTCCAATGAGGACCAACTGTACCAGATGACACCACAGCCCACTGACCAATCACAAACTAGCACCATTCCTTCTGAATATCTTAGGGTCACTGAGGCATCACGAATCGCTGAGGATTCTGTACCTGTTGCCTCGTCAACAACAGCCTCTGTTCCTGTCACCACGACAACAGCCTCTATCCCAGGCTCCAAAATAACAGCCTGTGTCATAATTACCACGGCAACAGCCTCAGTCACCACGACAacatcctctcctccagtcaccTTGACAACAACGGCCTCTATCCGAGTCACCACATCAACGGCATCTGTCCCATTGCCTCAGAGCAGTGATACGCCCGATCTAGAAACTCCACCCATAGAGGGGCCTCTCAGACAGATGGAGGGGACTGATATTGGACACGCCTCCAAGATGGAATCAGGTTCTGAAGTGTCAGAGGGCTCAGAGCAACAGACAACCTCACAGAACAGGAGGAGCCACTTCCCTAAGGTCAAACCCAACCTGGGACGGGCTGCCAGGACCACACAACCCAAACAGACTACCACCACACTGTCAGAACCACCACAGACTACCACCACACTGTCAGAACCACCACAGACTACCACCACACTGTCAGAACCACCACTTGAGCCTATGCTGAATATCACCACAACCTCAGAACCACAGCCTTCCATGATTATCACCATAGAGCCACCACTGCCTACTGAGAGTATTAACACAGAGTCAGAAACGCAGCCCAAACAGAGAACTACCACACACTCAAAATCACAAACCACCACCACACACTCCAAGCACCAGCCCACCACAAATATTATCCCACACTCAGGACCACAGCCCAGTCAGAGAACCAGAGTAGCGCATTCAAAACCACAGCCTACATTGAAtaccaccacacagtcagaaccaCCCCAGCCCACACTAAATTCCACCACAAACACATTCTCAAAACAACAATCCACACAGAGTACCACCATACTCTCACAACCACAGCCCACCTCAAGCCTTGAGCAGCCAGGTCCAGTTACACTCAGACCCATAGTCCCAGAGTCCCCTCTGACGTCATCAGAAGAGGTAAATGGTCACGATGGCCGTAAGGGAAATACTTCCTCTTCCCTCAGTGCTGGAGGGTCCCAGTCAGGGACATCAGACTCAGACCAGCCCAAACAGACAGGTCCTCTAACCCGTAGGGCCCGTTTACCTAAACCCAAACCCAACTTGGGTCTCACCGCCAATGTCGATACACGCTCTGCAGTCCAGGTACCAGAAAGCAGGCCAAGCACTGAAGTCCAGACACCAGAGGAAGCTGATGAGGTTCCCATGGAAATACAACAGATCCACCAAGTCGTCCCCCTTTCTGACATCATCGATACGACCCAG GAGGAAATACAACAGATTCACCAAGTCATCCCTCATCCACCCATAGAGGGGCCtctcagacagagggaggggactgATATTGGACACGCCTCTCAGGTGGAATCAGGTTCTGAAGTGTCAGAGAGCTCAGAGCAACAGACAACCTCACAGAGCAGGAGGAGCCACTTCCCTAAGGTCAAACCCAATCTGGGACGGGCTGCCAGGACCACACAACCCAAACAGACGACCACTACACTGTCAGAACCACCACAGACTACCACCACACTGTCAGAACCACAGCCCATTCAGAGAACCAGAGTAGCACATTCAAAACCACAGCCTACATTGAAtaccaccacacagtcagaaccaccccagcccacactaaattccaccacaaacacactctcaAAACAACAATCCACACAGAGTACCACCATACTCTCACAACCACAGCCCACCTCAAGCCTTGAGCAGCCAGGTCCAGTTACACTCAGACCCATagtcccagagtcacctctgacGTCATCAGAAGAGGTGAAAGGTCACGATGGCCGTAAGGGAAATACTTCCTCTTCCCTCAGTGCTGGAGGGTCCCAGTCAGGGACATCAGACTCAGACCAGCCCAAACAGACAGGTCCCCCAACCCGCAGGGCCCGTTTACCTAAACCCAAACCCAACTTGGGTTGCACCGCCAAAGCCGCAACATGCTCTGCAGTCCAGGCGCCAGATGTGGCTTCCAGACCCAAATCTGAGGTCCAGAGACTAGATACTGGACCCTGCCCTAAAGTCCAGACACCAGAGGAAGCTGATGAGGTTCCCATGGAAATACAGCAGATCCACCAAGTCGTCCCCCTTTCTGACATCATCGATACGACCCAG GAGGAAATGCAACAGATTCACCAAGTCATCCCTCATCCACCCATAGAGGGGCCtctcagacagagggaggggactgATATTGGACACGCCTCTCAGGTGGAATCAGGTTCTGAAGTGTCAGAGAGCTCAGAGCAACAGACAACCTCACAGAGCAGGAGGAGCCACTTCCCTAAGGTCAAACCCAATCTGGGACGGGCTGCCAGGACCACACAACCCAAACAGACTACCACCACACTGTCAGAACCACCACAGACTACCACCACACTGTCAGAACCACCACAGACTACCACCACACTGTCAGAACCACCACAGACTACCACCACACTGTCAGAACCACCACTTGAGCCTATGCTGAATATCACCACAACCTCAGAACCACAGCCTTCCATGATTATCACCATAGAGCCACCACTGCCTACTGAGAGTATTAACACAGAGTCAGAAACGCAGCCCAAACAGAGAACTACCACACACTCAAAATCACAAACCACCACCACACACTCCAAGCACCAGCCCACCACAAATATTATCCCACACTCAGGACCACAGCCCAGTCAGAGAACCAGAGTAGCGCATTCAAAACCACAGCCTACATTGAAtaccaccacacagtcagaaccaccccagcccacactaaattccaccacaaacacactctcaAAACAACAATCCACACAGAATACCACCATACTCTCACAACCACAGCCCACCTCAAGCCTTGAGCAGCCAGGTCCAGTTACACTCAGACCCATAGTCCCAGAGTCCCCTCTGACGTCATCAGAAGAGGTAAAAGGTCACGATGGCCGTAAGGGAAATACTTCCTCTTCCCTCAGTGTTGGAGGGTCCCAGTCAGGGACATCAGACTCAGACCAGCCCAAACAGACAGGTCCTCTAACCCGTAGGGCCCGTTTACCTAAACCCAAACCCAACTTGGGTTGCACCGCCAAAGCCGCTACACGCTCTGCAGTCCAGGTACCAGAAAGCAGGCCAAGCCCTGAAGTCCAGACACCAGAGGAAGCTGATGAGGTTCCCATTGAAATACAACAGATCCACCAAGTCTTCCCCCTTTGTGACATCATCGATACGACCCAG GAGGAAATACAACAGATTCACCAAGTCATCCCTCATCCACCCATAGAGGGGCCtctcagacagagggaggggactgATATTGGACACGTCTCTCAGGTGGAATCAGGTTCTGAAGTGTCAGAGAGCTCAGAGCAACAGACAACCTCACAGAGCAGGAGGAGCCACTTCCCTAAGGTCAAACCCAATCTGGGACGGGCTGCCAGGACCACACAACCCAAACAGACGACCACTACACTGTCAGAACCACCACAGACTACCACTACACTGTCAGAACCACCACAGACTACCACCACACTGTCAGAACCACCACAGACTACCACCACACTCTCAGAACCACAGCCCATTCAGAGAACCAGAGGAGTGCATTCAAAACCACAGCCTGCATTGAAtaccaccacacagtcagaaccaCCCCAGCCCACACTAAATTCCAGCACAAACACACTCTCAAAACAACAATCCACACAGAATACCACCATACTCTCACAACCACAGCCCACCTCAAGCCTTGAGCAGCCAGGTCCAGTTACACTCAGACCCATagtcccagagtcacctctgagGTCATCAGAAGAGGTGAAAGGTCACGATGGCCCTAAGGAAAATAGTTCATCTTCCTTCAGTGCTGGAGGGTCCCAGTCAGCGACATCAGACTCGGAACAGCCCAAACAGACAGGTCCCCCAACCAGGAGGGCCCGTTTACCTAAACCCAAACCCAACTTGGGTCTCACCGCCAGAGCCGCTACGCGCTCTGCAGTCCAGGTACCAGAAAGCAGGCCAAGCACTGAAGTCCAGACACCAGAGGAAGCTGATGAGGTTCCCATGGAAATACAACAGATCCACCAAGTCTCCCCCCTTTGTGACATCATCGACACGACCCAG GAGGAAATGGAACAGATTCACCAAGTCATCTCTCTTACTGACGTTATTGATTCTACCCAG GGCGATATGTCTGTCTTTACGGAGGGAAGCTTTTTCTCGCAACAATGTGATGCTGTCTTCATACAGCACTCAGAAACGTCTGTGTCGACTGCTCCGTTGGACCAGACCCAGTCAGACCCGGATGAGCCTATATTCATCCTCTCCCTGACTGAAATCCCAGTGCTCCCCGCAGGGGAGGAGAGTGGCTGCACATCCCAGACCCTCTCTGAGCCTTTCCTTTTTCTACCAGACGCAGGCACTCAACTGCAGCAGAG caGTGATATTGTTGCCCCCGGAGGTGGTTTGGAGAAAGGGAATGCTGGTGTCCTTTGTGAAGTCCCTGAGCCTATGTCAGTGGATGAGGTCCTTCCTCAACCCTCATACACCAGTATCAAGGAAGTGGAGTCTGGCTCCACGGCGGGTCCAGTAGGTGTGTGTGCCTCGGCCAAACCCTCAGAAGACTCCATGGCTGATGCGGTGAGTGAGGACACGCATCCTCCTAAGAAGAGGAAagcgccagagagagccaggagag TAGACAAACTGCAGGTGAGACCTAACACTGCAGTAAGGGAACAGACCAGTTGTTCGGCCCCTGCCAAGGAGGCTGTGTCACCCATTACCCCAGACCAGACACCCTCTTTGACCACTACCACCCTAGACACTTACCACCTCACTGCCTCCAGTCCCCTGGCCCAGCCAGGCCCCACCGTCACGGGAACTGCATCACAGCAGGGGAGTGTGGGCTGTTTCGATCGTACAGAGACCGAGCACACGCCGACTGGAGGGGAGGACAATAGTTCAGGGGCGGAGTCTCAGGCTGCCCGTCAAATTACACCGCTGGCTATGAGTGGCCCCTTGAGCAG GCCTGGTAGGAGACCCAGAGGATTCCTGTCTTTCATGTCCAATAAGAACGCCTCCCCTGTAGCTGTTCCCCCCCGAGGTACCAGAGCAGCCGCTCGGAGGCCCCAGGTCAACACCACCCGCCCAGGGGGGAAACGGGCTGCTCCTGAACCTTCCACCACAACCAGAACCATGCCTTCACCTTCCATAATGCattacaccaccacccccacTAGAGCCACCAGAACCACCACTAAGCCAGATTTTTCCACCAGGGTGACTCAGGAAAAACCCTCTGATGCCCTGGCCTTACACTCAAACCCAGAGCCCAGTACTTCCCTGTGTACTACAGCTACTGAG tcCTCTCAGGTGCCAGCCGCCCAGCCCAGTGCGTCTCCCTGTGTGGACAGCGGTTCAGCAGACGAGGAACCCATCAACGTGTCCCAGTACTTCTTCAGTGACATCTTCACCGAGGTCGAGGAGAATGAGGGATGA